In Candidatus Delongbacteria bacterium, one genomic interval encodes:
- a CDS encoding tandem-95 repeat protein, whose product MVQQSAGLLELDCAISALDLHDVDIDGQTWLKPTIEGGADNLLAGTPDLPSLSTALMVGGSGVRSISIVSSESLTIENTAVVPSRGNITRDTNREDAPYEFGESYQQERSWPEEILSLSTPWILRDFQGQTLHIRPFSYHPTRQQLEVYTHLRIRLELDPAPAGPPPGSPLDMDFMTIYERRFINAGELRYTYLPAVGSMIVICPDEWLQAIAPFVSWKMRSGRPTSVVPLSEAGDTATDIQAWLSSQYATDPFAYVVLVGDAAQLPSLVTFFPDAPTLPALADGNYGFLSGADTYPEAIVGRFSAETEEQLSIMLTRSITYEESPVQDGDWYRRAIGVASAEGPGDEGEYDAEHMDNIRSTLLAGDHDDVLRVYDTEDGTTSILLDLLNQGASLVNYAGHGLFSRWVSPVSGGLLPPGFTINRVNSMTNTSGWPIVVSVGCDNGKFMDNTCFAETWLRANDQGTPTGGVAMYAATTLVGWSPPMQMQDEFNHLLGNNTSRSFGALCINGALSMSDSYIFAGSGQMQRFVLFGDPSLRVRTTEPRALAVEHESTYSPQQGAYTVLVPGEPGAQVALTIEGDLAASGLTDQDGRAVLALPATGAPVDLLLVVSADNALPYEATIPQNQPPILQIPLAAQSVPEDTPLVLDALGAGFSDADGDSIAIFSAHSAATGFTFQFSEQQLTVTPPANWFGSTQITVEFTDFHFVVDAGFSLQVTPVNDPPRLLVPFAELETPEDTAVTITAPLTHFSDPEGALLSLTSATSNNGTLAWNGSNLLFTPATDFSGTTMVRLTVSDGDSSLSVDAFSVTVLPLNDAPVYNGSLSQLQVLEDDTLALGDLLQAFDDADGDALLLLDAAVTPGVLLMDGTTASFVPPANWFGQAELQLQVGDGEFSVDSGVLTLVVLSVPDAPLQIAPLPNRVMFEDSSLVLDSLLDWFSDGDGDSLFIMDGASSSGLLSQAGDTLILVPEPDFNGPIQVSFSVSDGSLVLEGANFTVQVVPVDDQLVLLNPFDPLVWNEDESMLLDQISSHFYSGDADTLFIVDSWVEQAEFVIIPLGDALQLTPPPNWNGTGSLFMTVDDGLDHPLTVEIELDVVAQNDAPFLDFCNAPIEPVSDPAQFLAELGLRLADVDNDLLSLRWFLDGTLLLEDELQASMDTTECISPSPDLEDLLAPGILHLEVSDGLVTLNQGGLESSWEILSTSVEAALPLEWALDAIHPNPFNPATVLPFSLPREAWMRLSVYNLQGQRVALLHDGTLTAGQHQLTWNASNHASGVYLAVLESADVRLVRKMTLLR is encoded by the coding sequence GTGGTCCAGCAAAGCGCCGGGCTGCTCGAACTGGATTGCGCGATCTCCGCCCTCGATCTGCATGATGTGGACATCGATGGGCAGACCTGGCTGAAACCCACGATCGAAGGCGGCGCCGACAACCTGCTGGCCGGAACTCCGGATCTGCCGTCACTTTCCACGGCCCTGATGGTCGGTGGCAGCGGCGTGAGGTCGATCAGCATCGTCTCCAGCGAAAGCCTGACGATCGAGAACACGGCGGTGGTTCCTTCCCGGGGGAACATCACTCGAGATACGAACCGCGAGGATGCACCGTACGAGTTTGGAGAGTCCTACCAGCAGGAACGGAGCTGGCCGGAAGAGATCCTCTCACTGTCCACGCCCTGGATCCTGCGCGATTTCCAGGGGCAGACCCTGCACATCCGGCCGTTCAGCTACCACCCCACCCGCCAGCAGCTGGAAGTGTATACCCATCTGCGCATCCGCCTCGAACTGGATCCCGCACCGGCGGGGCCCCCTCCCGGAAGCCCCCTGGACATGGATTTCATGACGATCTACGAGCGGCGTTTCATCAATGCGGGCGAGCTGCGCTACACCTATCTGCCCGCCGTGGGCAGCATGATCGTGATCTGTCCGGACGAGTGGTTGCAGGCCATCGCCCCCTTCGTGAGCTGGAAAATGCGCAGCGGACGCCCCACCAGTGTGGTTCCCCTGAGCGAAGCGGGTGACACAGCGACCGACATCCAGGCTTGGTTGTCCAGCCAGTATGCCACCGACCCCTTCGCCTATGTGGTTCTGGTGGGAGACGCCGCCCAGCTGCCTTCCCTGGTGACGTTCTTCCCCGATGCCCCGACGCTTCCCGCGCTCGCGGATGGAAACTATGGCTTTCTGAGCGGCGCGGACACCTATCCAGAAGCCATCGTGGGTCGCTTCTCGGCCGAGACCGAGGAGCAACTCTCGATCATGCTCACCCGCAGCATCACCTACGAAGAATCCCCCGTGCAGGACGGTGACTGGTATCGCCGGGCGATTGGCGTGGCATCCGCGGAGGGGCCCGGGGACGAGGGCGAGTACGACGCGGAGCACATGGACAACATCCGCAGCACTCTGCTGGCGGGCGACCATGACGACGTGCTGCGTGTGTATGACACCGAAGACGGTACCACCTCGATATTGCTGGACCTGTTGAATCAGGGTGCAAGCCTCGTCAACTACGCCGGTCATGGCCTGTTCTCGAGGTGGGTGAGTCCGGTTTCCGGTGGTTTGCTGCCTCCTGGATTCACGATCAATCGGGTCAACTCCATGACGAATACCAGTGGATGGCCGATCGTCGTCTCCGTCGGGTGTGACAACGGAAAATTCATGGACAACACCTGTTTTGCCGAGACCTGGTTGCGCGCCAACGATCAAGGCACCCCCACGGGCGGCGTGGCGATGTACGCCGCGACCACCCTGGTTGGCTGGTCTCCTCCGATGCAGATGCAGGATGAGTTCAATCACCTGCTGGGCAACAATACCAGCCGTTCCTTCGGGGCGCTCTGCATCAATGGTGCGCTCTCGATGTCCGACAGTTACATCTTCGCGGGGTCGGGCCAGATGCAGCGCTTCGTGCTCTTCGGCGATCCCAGCCTGCGGGTTCGCACCACTGAACCGCGTGCACTGGCGGTGGAACACGAATCAACCTATTCTCCCCAGCAGGGCGCCTACACCGTGCTGGTGCCCGGCGAGCCCGGAGCCCAGGTGGCGCTCACGATCGAGGGCGACCTGGCCGCCAGCGGCCTCACGGACCAGGACGGCCGGGCGGTTCTCGCCCTGCCGGCCACGGGTGCACCCGTTGACCTGTTGCTGGTGGTCTCCGCCGACAACGCCCTGCCCTACGAAGCGACGATTCCCCAGAACCAGCCCCCCATCCTGCAGATTCCTCTGGCTGCCCAGTCCGTCCCGGAAGACACGCCCCTGGTGCTTGACGCACTGGGAGCCGGGTTCAGCGACGCCGACGGGGATTCCATCGCGATCTTCAGCGCACATTCAGCGGCCACCGGCTTCACATTCCAGTTCAGTGAACAGCAACTGACCGTGACACCTCCGGCCAACTGGTTCGGCAGCACCCAGATCACCGTCGAATTCACCGACTTCCACTTTGTGGTGGATGCGGGTTTCTCTTTGCAGGTGACACCGGTCAACGACCCTCCACGCCTGCTGGTGCCTTTCGCGGAACTTGAAACCCCGGAAGACACGGCAGTCACCATCACGGCACCGTTGACGCACTTCAGCGATCCGGAAGGTGCGCTCCTCAGTCTCACGTCGGCCACCTCCAACAACGGAACGCTGGCCTGGAACGGGTCGAATCTGCTCTTCACGCCAGCCACCGATTTCAGCGGCACGACCATGGTGCGGCTGACGGTCAGCGATGGGGACTCCAGCCTCAGTGTGGATGCGTTCTCGGTCACGGTGCTGCCGCTGAACGATGCTCCCGTCTACAATGGATCCCTGTCCCAGCTGCAGGTTCTGGAGGACGATACCCTGGCACTGGGCGACCTGCTGCAGGCGTTTGATGATGCCGACGGTGACGCGCTGCTCCTGCTGGATGCCGCTGTCACACCGGGCGTTCTGCTGATGGATGGAACCACAGCCAGCTTCGTGCCGCCCGCCAATTGGTTCGGTCAGGCGGAATTGCAGCTCCAGGTTGGAGATGGCGAGTTCAGTGTGGACAGCGGCGTGTTGACTCTGGTGGTGCTCTCGGTTCCCGATGCTCCCTTGCAGATTGCGCCCCTGCCCAACCGGGTGATGTTCGAGGACTCGAGTCTGGTGCTGGATTCGCTGCTGGACTGGTTCAGCGATGGCGACGGTGACAGCCTGTTCATCATGGACGGCGCGTCAAGCTCGGGTCTTTTGAGCCAGGCAGGCGACACTCTGATTCTGGTCCCCGAGCCGGATTTCAATGGCCCGATCCAGGTCAGCTTCTCGGTCAGTGACGGAAGCCTTGTGCTCGAAGGCGCCAATTTCACCGTGCAGGTGGTGCCCGTGGATGACCAGCTGGTGTTGTTGAATCCCTTCGATCCGCTGGTCTGGAACGAGGACGAGAGCATGCTGCTGGACCAGATTTCCAGCCATTTCTATTCGGGCGACGCTGACACGCTGTTCATCGTGGACTCCTGGGTCGAGCAGGCTGAATTCGTGATCATTCCCCTGGGGGATGCCCTGCAATTGACTCCACCGCCCAACTGGAACGGCACGGGCAGTCTTTTCATGACGGTCGATGATGGGCTGGATCACCCACTGACCGTGGAGATCGAACTGGATGTGGTGGCACAGAACGATGCTCCATTCCTGGATTTCTGCAATGCACCGATCGAGCCGGTGAGTGATCCGGCCCAGTTTCTGGCGGAGCTTGGACTGCGCCTGGCGGATGTGGACAACGATCTGCTCAGCCTGCGCTGGTTCCTGGATGGCACACTGCTGCTGGAGGATGAACTGCAGGCAAGCATGGATACCACGGAATGCATCTCGCCGTCCCCGGATCTGGAGGACCTGCTTGCTCCGGGCATCCTCCATCTGGAAGTCAGCGATGGTCTGGTGACTCTCAATCAAGGCGGACTGGAGTCCAGCTGGGAAATCCTCAGCACGTCGGTCGAGGCGGCCCTGCCGCTGGAATGGGCGCTGGACGCGATCCATCCCAATCCATTCAATCCTGCCACGGTGCTGCCGTTCAGCCTGCCGCGCGAGGCCTGGATGCGGCTGAGCGTCTACAATCTTCAGGGTCAGCGGGTCGCCCTGCTGCATGACGGCACACTGACCGCAGGGCAACACCAATTGACCTGGAACGCCAGCAACCACGCCTCCGGCGTGTATCTGGCCGTGCTGGAAAGTGCCGATGTCCGGTTGGTCCGAAAGATGACCCTGCTGCGCTGA
- the ppc gene encoding phosphoenolpyruvate carboxylase has translation MSKAPQTPAQLNSDRALRADVRLLGDLLGQVISDLGGPPLLARVEGARQLARDRRAGNDEAGQELQNRLAGLSPAAARELTRAFSSFFSLANLAEQVHRIRRRREQSLEGVPPQPGSLSAVLRELAGQGLVLSQIREILAQLEVMPVFTAHPTRAMRRTLLVKSQRMARSLQIRLDQPEPTPREAARIQAELRRQIELAWQTEEQPTARPTVADEVEYVLFHLIEVVYVILPGFYASLSRALEEAYGPGAGADLPCPLIRFGTWVGGDMDGNPNVGAHTVRATLERQRQLILGRYRDELAELAEEFSQSEHRVSVSRAVHARVTAYRELLPERAGNLPRRSADMPYRLLLTLMQYRMEATMAETAGAYESAETLLEDLALIRTSLLAPGGGRGGLQVLLALEQRVRTFGFHLATLDLRQDSELHRRVAGRLLDRPGFMDLDPTQRADELRAALEAPLDETATTRAESDDPESVRCLDVLRTIKDMRTRHGARAFGPYIISMAQGADDLLALLLLARHAGLEREARIELDVSPLFETVDDLLNARSTVSSMFADPVYREHLRGRGNRQLIMLGYSDSSKISGIAASRWALYQVQEELGELADEAGVELSFFHGRGGTVGRGGSKPRSAILADPCGALRGHLRLTEQGEIVHAKYGLRGLAERTLELLSGAVLQTTALCSPRSRPEPQWTGIMDLVASAGRADYQELVHHHPQFHDYFREATPIDVIERLEIGSRPPSRRSGRGVENLRAIPWGFSWTQNRHLLPGWYGVGRGLQTAAERFGADELARMAARWPFFANLLADLAMVLAKADLEIASRYAELAGPVGESVFPVIRERWLETRDWVLRLRGEDELLDLEPALQRSIRLRNPYVDPMSLLQVDLLSRWRASGREDRELETALFETVRGISQGMQNTG, from the coding sequence ATGAGCAAAGCCCCCCAGACCCCCGCCCAGTTGAATTCTGACCGGGCCCTCCGTGCCGATGTCCGATTGCTGGGAGACTTGCTGGGGCAGGTGATTTCGGATCTGGGCGGCCCACCCCTGCTGGCCCGCGTGGAAGGGGCCAGGCAGCTGGCGCGCGACCGGCGTGCGGGAAATGACGAGGCGGGGCAGGAACTGCAGAATCGTCTGGCCGGGCTGAGTCCGGCGGCCGCCCGCGAATTGACCCGTGCCTTTTCAAGCTTCTTCTCGCTGGCCAATCTGGCCGAACAGGTTCACCGGATCCGCCGCCGGCGCGAACAGTCCCTCGAGGGTGTGCCACCGCAGCCCGGCAGCCTGTCCGCCGTGCTGCGCGAACTGGCCGGTCAGGGGCTGGTGCTTTCCCAGATCCGCGAGATCCTTGCTCAACTTGAGGTGATGCCTGTCTTCACGGCCCATCCCACGCGCGCCATGCGGCGTACCCTGCTGGTGAAGAGCCAGCGCATGGCCCGCTCCCTGCAGATCCGGCTGGACCAGCCGGAACCCACGCCACGCGAAGCCGCCCGCATCCAGGCCGAGTTGAGGCGCCAGATCGAGCTGGCCTGGCAGACCGAGGAACAGCCCACGGCCCGCCCGACGGTGGCCGACGAAGTCGAATACGTGCTGTTCCACCTGATCGAGGTGGTCTATGTGATCCTGCCCGGATTCTATGCCTCGCTGTCCCGGGCCCTTGAAGAGGCCTATGGCCCCGGCGCCGGTGCCGATCTGCCCTGCCCCCTGATCCGTTTCGGCACCTGGGTTGGCGGAGACATGGACGGCAATCCCAATGTGGGCGCACACACGGTGCGCGCCACACTCGAACGCCAGCGCCAGCTGATTCTTGGGCGTTACCGGGACGAGCTGGCGGAGCTCGCCGAGGAGTTCAGCCAGAGCGAGCACCGGGTGAGCGTGAGCCGGGCCGTGCACGCGCGAGTGACAGCGTACCGCGAACTGCTGCCCGAGCGGGCCGGCAATCTGCCCAGGCGCAGTGCGGACATGCCGTATCGCCTGCTGCTGACCCTGATGCAGTACCGCATGGAAGCCACCATGGCGGAGACGGCGGGGGCCTACGAGTCCGCCGAGACCCTGCTGGAAGATCTGGCCCTGATCCGTACCAGCCTGCTGGCTCCCGGCGGTGGCCGGGGCGGACTGCAGGTGCTGCTGGCGCTCGAGCAGCGGGTGCGCACCTTCGGATTCCATCTGGCGACTCTCGATCTGCGCCAGGACTCGGAGCTGCATCGGCGCGTGGCAGGCCGATTGCTGGACCGGCCCGGATTCATGGACCTGGATCCGACCCAGCGAGCGGACGAGTTGCGCGCGGCCCTTGAGGCCCCGCTGGATGAAACGGCGACCACCCGCGCCGAGAGCGACGATCCCGAAAGTGTCCGCTGCCTGGATGTGCTGCGCACGATCAAGGACATGCGCACTCGCCACGGCGCTCGGGCCTTCGGTCCTTACATCATATCCATGGCACAGGGAGCCGACGACCTGTTGGCCCTGCTGCTGCTGGCCCGTCACGCGGGGCTCGAGCGGGAGGCGCGGATCGAACTGGATGTGTCGCCCCTGTTCGAGACCGTGGACGACCTGCTGAACGCACGGAGCACCGTCAGCTCGATGTTTGCCGACCCCGTGTATCGCGAGCACCTGCGCGGACGGGGCAACCGTCAGCTGATCATGCTGGGATACAGCGACTCGAGCAAGATCTCGGGCATCGCCGCGTCGCGCTGGGCCCTGTACCAGGTTCAGGAGGAGCTGGGCGAACTGGCCGACGAGGCCGGTGTGGAGCTGAGTTTCTTTCACGGTCGGGGCGGCACGGTGGGCCGGGGTGGCAGCAAGCCCCGCAGCGCGATCCTGGCCGATCCCTGTGGAGCCCTGCGCGGACACCTGCGACTCACGGAACAGGGCGAGATCGTCCATGCCAAGTATGGCCTGCGTGGCCTGGCCGAGCGCACCCTCGAACTGCTCAGCGGAGCCGTGTTGCAGACCACCGCCCTCTGCAGCCCCCGGTCGCGCCCGGAACCCCAGTGGACCGGAATCATGGACCTGGTGGCCAGCGCGGGTCGCGCGGACTATCAGGAACTGGTGCATCACCACCCCCAGTTCCACGACTACTTCCGCGAGGCTACCCCGATCGATGTGATCGAGCGCCTCGAGATCGGATCGCGGCCCCCTTCGCGACGAAGTGGACGCGGAGTGGAAAATCTGCGGGCGATTCCGTGGGGGTTCTCCTGGACCCAGAACCGCCACCTGCTGCCGGGTTGGTATGGAGTCGGGCGTGGTCTGCAGACCGCCGCCGAGCGCTTCGGAGCCGATGAGCTGGCGCGCATGGCCGCACGCTGGCCCTTCTTCGCCAATCTGCTGGCCGACCTGGCCATGGTGCTGGCCAAGGCCGATCTGGAGATCGCCTCACGCTATGCTGAACTGGCGGGCCCGGTCGGGGAATCGGTCTTTCCCGTGATCCGGGAACGCTGGCTGGAGACCCGGGACTGGGTGCTGCGCCTGCGTGGCGAGGATGAGCTGCTGGACCTGGAACCCGCCCTGCAACGCAGCATCCGATTGCGCAACCCTTACGTGGACCCCATGAGCCTGCTCCAGGTGGACCTGCTGTCTCGCTGGCGCGCCAGCGGGCGGGAAGACCGCGAACTGGAAACCGCGCTCTTCGAGACCGTGCGCGGCATTTCTCAGGGCATGCAGAACACGGGTTAG
- a CDS encoding TonB-dependent receptor: MALLCVSGIAQARIHGYVRDAESGEGLIGANVQLLGTRIGAATNLDGYFVIPGAPDGPSSLLASYSGYESREEECVVLPGRDLMVTLTLKPVSILLEELVVTAERSDQERMQQEVNIGQVRMDQQRLRLSPVLVQTDVMRAFQSMPGVLPSNDFSSELNIRGSGADESLIVLDGVEVYNPSHLGGLFSSFIPSTVKHADLVRSSYAAQQGGRLGGVLQISTRDGNNQRLSTDLSLGLLSSSLMLEGPLYRTKESSWMLAARRSYLDLASRVLTPDSPVPYWFTDFQGRGNVALSTWDRLSLTGYWGDDIFSAGSVTYKFGNHAGTANWRHIWNARLYTRAIGAWTRYYSHLNFNGKEGYQEDNELSDASVRLLLEYHKSEDLYLETGVVLKSINTTYQAWGGGDHIWDVSQTMSEVSLYHQGSWHPFARWIFEPGLRLALYRTEGLLDSNADTYVRWEPRMGVKYFITEKIRAKLAWGLYNQGLQKYKRDGQFFSSVYTVLDSTAAPAHAIHYTGGLEFDIADGTWLELEGYYKRMLDVREGRIIGSRQADDPSPIDSLFHFGTGEAWGVDLNLTRTRGLWTGQLGYSLSWSYRDVPGVNDDLPYYAAFDTRHNLNLLANRNVRFSKMRGFPFDRWLRFFRYNAGALNFGFRFASGPRYTRPYSLTWLGDEGLNRGESRLGDYGSKNSSSLSPYTRVDLAWTFIKERPGRHFECKLGVLNVFNSPNYSDISFDFDQDIESSAPTVTLDDGIRRLPSLELNWKF, encoded by the coding sequence ATGGCCCTGCTGTGTGTCAGCGGGATCGCGCAGGCGCGCATCCACGGGTATGTGCGTGATGCGGAAAGCGGGGAGGGCCTGATCGGCGCCAATGTCCAGCTGCTGGGCACCCGCATCGGCGCGGCCACCAACCTCGACGGGTACTTCGTGATTCCCGGCGCCCCCGATGGCCCCAGCAGCCTGCTGGCCAGTTATTCGGGGTACGAGAGCCGCGAAGAGGAGTGTGTGGTACTGCCCGGGCGTGATCTGATGGTCACGCTGACCCTCAAGCCGGTGAGCATCCTGCTCGAGGAGCTGGTGGTGACCGCCGAGCGCAGCGACCAGGAACGCATGCAGCAGGAAGTGAACATCGGCCAGGTGCGCATGGACCAGCAGCGTCTGCGCCTTTCGCCCGTGCTGGTGCAGACCGACGTGATGCGCGCCTTCCAGTCCATGCCCGGCGTGTTGCCCTCCAACGATTTCTCCAGTGAACTGAACATCCGCGGCAGTGGAGCCGACGAAAGCCTGATCGTGCTGGACGGGGTGGAAGTCTACAATCCCAGTCATCTGGGCGGGCTGTTTTCCAGTTTCATTCCCAGCACGGTGAAACACGCCGACCTGGTGCGCAGCTCCTACGCGGCCCAGCAGGGGGGACGCCTGGGCGGCGTGTTGCAGATTTCCACACGCGACGGCAACAACCAGCGCCTCTCGACGGATCTCAGCCTGGGGCTGCTCAGCTCCAGCCTGATGCTCGAAGGTCCGCTCTACCGTACCAAGGAAAGCTCCTGGATGCTGGCGGCCCGCCGTTCCTATCTGGATCTGGCCTCCAGGGTGCTCACCCCCGACAGCCCGGTGCCCTACTGGTTCACGGATTTCCAGGGGCGCGGCAACGTGGCGCTTTCCACCTGGGATCGCCTCTCCCTGACCGGGTACTGGGGCGACGACATCTTCAGCGCCGGCTCGGTGACCTACAAATTCGGCAACCATGCAGGCACGGCCAACTGGCGACACATCTGGAACGCCCGCCTCTACACACGGGCGATCGGCGCCTGGACCCGCTATTACAGCCACCTGAACTTCAACGGCAAGGAAGGCTACCAGGAAGACAACGAGCTCAGTGATGCCTCGGTGCGCCTGCTGCTGGAATACCACAAGAGCGAGGACCTGTATCTGGAGACCGGTGTGGTGCTCAAGAGCATCAATACCACCTACCAGGCCTGGGGCGGAGGAGACCACATCTGGGATGTCTCCCAGACCATGTCCGAGGTGTCGTTGTATCACCAGGGCAGCTGGCATCCCTTCGCGCGCTGGATCTTCGAACCCGGGTTGCGCCTGGCCCTCTATCGCACCGAAGGCCTGCTCGATTCCAACGCCGACACCTATGTCCGCTGGGAACCCCGGATGGGCGTGAAGTACTTCATCACCGAGAAAATCCGCGCCAAACTGGCCTGGGGCCTGTACAACCAGGGGCTGCAGAAGTACAAGCGCGATGGGCAGTTCTTCAGTTCCGTCTACACCGTGCTGGATTCCACGGCTGCGCCGGCACACGCGATCCACTACACGGGCGGGCTGGAATTCGACATCGCGGATGGCACCTGGCTGGAACTGGAAGGCTATTACAAACGCATGCTGGATGTGCGCGAAGGTCGCATCATCGGCAGCCGTCAGGCCGACGACCCCAGCCCCATCGACAGCCTGTTCCATTTCGGTACCGGCGAAGCCTGGGGCGTGGACCTGAACCTTACCCGCACCCGCGGGCTCTGGACGGGTCAGCTGGGCTACAGCCTCAGCTGGAGCTACCGGGATGTGCCCGGTGTCAACGACGACCTGCCCTATTATGCCGCCTTTGACACCCGGCACAATCTGAATCTGTTGGCCAATCGCAACGTCCGCTTTTCGAAAATGCGGGGATTCCCCTTCGATCGCTGGCTGCGTTTCTTCCGCTACAACGCCGGTGCGCTGAATTTTGGATTCCGCTTCGCCAGTGGCCCGCGATACACCAGACCCTATTCGCTGACCTGGCTGGGCGACGAAGGCCTCAACCGGGGCGAGAGCCGTCTGGGCGACTACGGCAGCAAGAACTCCTCGAGCCTGTCTCCGTACACGCGCGTGGATCTGGCCTGGACCTTCATCAAGGAGCGCCCCGGTCGCCACTTCGAATGCAAGCTGGGTGTGCTGAACGTATTCAACAGCCCCAACTACAGTGACATCAGTTTCGACTTCGACCAGGACATCGAAAGCAGCGCGCCCACCGTGACACTCGACGATGGCATCCGCCGCCTGCCCAGCCTGGAACTGAACTGGAAATTCTGA